One Nycticebus coucang isolate mNycCou1 chromosome 7, mNycCou1.pri, whole genome shotgun sequence genomic window, acatttcataaggctatagctgccatagtAGTGATtgctctgatggatctgggcaaagtcaaTTGAAACCCTCTGGAAAGAGTCACCATTCCAGATGCCATTAGAATTTTTACAAATCacgggaggaggtcaaaatacaAACATTCACAGGAGTTTGGGAGAAGTTGGTCCCAACTCTCATAGATGACTTTGAGAAGTTTAAGACTTCAACAAAGGAAATAACTGCAGAAGTGgtggaaataaaaagacaaatagaagtGGAGCTTGGAGATGAGACTGGATTGGTGCAgtttcatgataaaacttgactggatgaggagttgctttttatggatgagcaaagaaagtagtttcttgagTTGGAATCtgctcctggtgaagatgctgtgaacattattGAAATGACAATAAAGGATTTAGAATGCTACacaaacttagttgataaagcagtggtaAGGTTTaagaggattgactccaattttgagaGAAGTTCTACTATGGGCAAAATACCATCAAACAGCATCACAAgcaacagagaaatctttcatgaaaggaagagtcaatcaatGTGGCAAACAACATGGTTgtcttattttctgaaattttccaaacttcagcaaccaccaccctgattgGTCAGCAGCCATCCACATGCaagcaagaccctccaccagcaaaaaacACAAAGACTTAGATGCTTGTTGGCTTTTTACAGCAACAATTTTCATATTAAGGTATGTTGCATTTTTTCGTCATAATACTTTTGCACACTCATTAGTGTAAACACAACTTTCATAGGCAGCGAGGAACCCGAAATTCACCTGACACACTTTGTTGCAATATTCATTTTACtgtggtggtctggaaccaaacccaTAATATCTCTGAGGTCTGCTTGTATACATCAGGTTGCTGAGGTCTATTCTAAGGGTCAGAAGACATTTTGCAGAAGAAGAGTCATTTGAACTGAGATCTGGCTGAGCTGAAGTGAAGTATAGACAGAGGGTAGCAATGTCCCAGGCAGCAAGGGTTGTGCATTCTTTAAGGAGTAGAAGGGAGATGGGAGAGTTGGAGCGGAGAGGAttgaaaagggagggaggggcaagGGATAGGCTGCAATAGGTCTTGTGCATTAGGATCAagatcttggtttttattttaagagcAACGAGAAACCAATGGGGAGTTTTGTTTACTATAGGGGCAACATGTTGATGATGTGATGGTGATGATCCAATGATGATAATGGTGACGGGATGATGATGGTTACTGGTATGACAATGGTGACAGTAGTGATGAGGATATGGAGGACGGTGGGATGATGATGATAACGAGATAAGGGTGAGGGTGATGACAGTGGTGATGATTATGATAATGAGATGAGGGTgagggtgatgatggtggtgatgatgatgataacaagATAAGGGTgagggtgatgatgatggtgatgatgatgataacgaGATAAGGGTGGGGGGAGTGATAacggtggtgatgatgatgataacgaGATAAGGGTGAGGGTGATGacggtggtgatgatgatgataacgaGATAAGGGTGAGGGTGATGacggtggtgatgatgatggtaacGAGATAAGGGTGAGGGTGATGATGCAGGTGATGATGTTGGTAACGAGATAAGGGTGAGGGTGATGacggtggtgatgatgatgataacgaGATAAGGGTGAGGGTGATGACgctggtgatgatgatggtaacGAGATAAGGGTGAGGGTGATGACgctggtgatgatgatggtaacGAGATAAGGGTGagagtgatgatggtgatgatgatgatgataacgaGATAAGGGTGAGGGTGATGATgctggtgatgatgataatgagaTAAGGGTGAGGGTGATGATGCTGGTGATGATGATTATAATGAGATAAGGGTGAGGGTGATGAtgctggtgatgatgatgataacgaGATAAGGGTGAGGGTGATGACgctggtgatgatgatggtaacGAGATAAGGGTGAGGGTGATGACactggtgatgatgatggtaacGAGATAAGGGTGagagtgatgatggtgatgatgatgatgataacgaGATAAGGGTGAGGGTGATGAtgctggtgatgatgatgataatgagaTAAGGGTGAGGGTGATGATGCTGGTGATGATGATAACGAGATAAGTGTGAGGGTGATGATGCTggtgatgatgaaaataatgagatAAGGGTgagggtgatgatggtggtgatgatgataatgagaTAAGGGTGAGGGTGATGATGcaggtgatgatgatgataacgaGATAAGGGTgagggtgatgatggtggtgatgatgatgataacgaGATAAGGGTGAGGGTGATGACgctggtgatgatgatgataatgagaTAAGGGTGAGGGTGATGAttttggtgatgatgatgataacgaGATAAGGCTGAGGGTGATGAtgctggtgatgatgatgataacgaGATAAGGGTGAAGGTGATGATGCTGGTGATGATGATTATAATGAGATAAGGGTGAGGGTGATGATGCTGGTGATGATGATTATAATGAGATAAGGGTgagggtgatgatggtggtgatgatgatgataatgagaTAAGGGTGAGGGTGATGATGctggtgatgataatgatgagATAAGGGTGAGGGTGATGATGCTGGTGATGATGATGAGATAAGGGTGAGGGTGATGAtgctggtgatgatgatgataatgagaTAAGGCTGAGGGTGATGACGGTGGTGATGATGAGACCTGATGCTGGTAGAGATGGTGATGACGATGAAGAGTCCAGTACTCATGCCAGcgaggaaggcagaggcaggaaaagcaTCCAGGAAACCGATGGAACAAGGACAGAAATATTATAAGATTTGGAGTGAGACCTGCCTATGCTCTGAAACTTCTTTGTTAAGTGGACTTGGGGAAATTGACCTCACATGTATCTCAGTTTTATCCTCTGAAGTGTTCTGAGGATGGAAGAAAATGCCCCGAAGTTCCTGGCACCCACAAGTTGCAGTGTTCTCTGCACTTCACCTCtgccacacatgcacacacccagaCGCCCAATGATGAGGGCCCAGGGGGTGGAGATGTCTTCCACTCCTGCAGCCCAGTCAGGTGACACGGCTAGTTGCTGAGGGACATTATATTGCTGCCAGGAGACCAGGAGCCCTCTTTCGATCATCCTCTCTGACCTGGCTGCTGCTGCCTATGGAAACAACTGTGTGAGGTGGAGCTCTGGCTGGGGGAGTCTCAGCTGCCTCTGCCACTACTGCTGCCTACACCCTGACCCTCCAGCCTCATTATGATGCCACAGTAAGTAACTCCTGTCCTGTTACCAACTCTAGGGACATAGCAACAGGAACTGTGCATGTGTCAGCAAAGAAAGATGGCTTCTTACTGATACTGAATTCTCTCAgaacatgaccttgggcaaggtgcTTAACCTCTTTGGGCATCAGTTTCCCACCTGCAACCTGTCAGGCCAGCTTTACAGAGCAATGCGGCATTTCTGGGATACAACGTGCCCAGTGCCTGCATGCAGATGGCTCTCCACCACAGTACCCAGCATGGCCACTACTACCTCACTGCAGGGGAGGACTTGTGGGCCTGTCTGTTCTAGGCTTTGAACATGTTTGCATCCGGACCTCCCACAGCTTCAGTTTGTCTCTAGCTTCCTGGAGGGCAAGGACACTCCAGTCTCCTCATGCTTTTGAAGTGCCACAAAAGGCCAATAGATTTGACTTCCAAAGTGATGTTCAGATTCACTAGCCTCTGCTGTGCCCTGACCCATCACAAGTCCAGGCAATGGGACAGAGCAGTTAAAGGCTGCAGGGTCACTACCTAGGAAGACCTAGCACCATAGTCACCCCTGGGTGGCCAGCTCTCTGCCCACATCCAAGGCAGTCTGTCCAGGAAAGGCAGCCTCCCCTGGGGCACCAGGAAGTGAAACCCAACTGATGTTCCCTCTGGGGCAGCACCCTCACAGTACTAGagattgttttatgtatttttaaagtcataAAATAATCCTCAGCGGAAGACAGGCGCTTTATTACACTCAGCAACTCTTTCATCCTGGGATTATGCCCTTTCAGTTTCCATGGAGCTGTTGCTTGTCACAGTCAACCAGCTGTAAGAAGGATTTAGCTCCCAGCCACATTTGCACTGAGAGGTTATTTAGCCAGTTTTCTTCTCCCAGGGAATCTGCATTCTCAGGTGGCCAGATAGGGCAAGACTGGCAGCCAGGGGCCAGTGAGGGTCAACCTGCTGGGCTGGACAGCAGAGAGCCTGCAGCCCTCAGCTCTGCAGCATCTGGGTGCCTCCTCAAGGCACTGGTGCTGAGCGAGGCCGGCGATTCTGGAAGAGAACTGGTAGACCAGCTGGGATCACCAAAGGCAGGCAGGCCAAGGGGATATTTTGGAATATCACGGAGTCTCTAGAACGGGAGATGTATTTTTGCAGAACCACCCATAGAGTCTTTACCATCATCTGCCATCCTCCGCAAACACTGTTGCTCTGGCAGACGCTGTAACAGACCCTCAGGGGAAGACTGCAGCGTCCAGAATGCTGTGGGCGTGGTCTCGGGTGGCAATGGGCATGGCCCATGCTGCAGAGGATGTGGGGGTACCCTGGGCAGAGGAGGGCCTTTGGTCAGCTCTGAACGGAGGAATGACGCTCATTCAAGAAAGGGCCTGGTAACTGAGAAGAACAAGTCTGGGGTCAAACACCCTGGGTCCCATGACGCCGCTGTCCTGGCTCTCCTGGTGTGTGTCCTAGGGTAGCTCAGCTCTCTGCTGCGCTACCTCCACCGTGTCCCCAATGTGATATGGGAGGGCAGAGAGTCAATCGATGGGGCACACTCAGGAAAGTGGCTGCTGGCAGTGAGCATGACCACCCAAGGGTGACTACTGCAGCCCTCCCAGACAGGAGTGTTGTCAGCGGAGGGGCTCAGAGGAGTAGAGTAATTAGGCCAGGACTCCACAGCTAAGGATGAGAGGCAGCATCAGAGTTTCTCTGATGTCCACCGATGAGGACACTAAGAGAGAAAGGAGGCGGGCCATGGATAGCCCACAGGTCTGGGGGCCCATGGAAgaggccagttctggtgtatCACCAGCTGGTCTTGTCCAGGTGGCTTTTGTGTTACGAGGCAACACCTCTCACACCCAGTGTTTGAAATGCCTGCCTCTCTCTGATCCTAAGAATATCCTGTCTGGCCTTAGGAAGATTTTCATGTGGCTCCCACCTTGTGGAGTAGTCAGCCTGCCAGGACCAGCAGCAGGTGTCTGGTGGAATCTCAGAGCAGCCCATTCTGCAGTGATGATAAGGGGTATGTGAGCAATCAGAGCAGCCCATTCTGCAGTGATGACAAGGGGGCCGTGGGCAGAGGGGACCTGAAGCCACAGAGGGCAGCCTGGGTGTGGAGGGCTGATGTCAGCAGAACATAATCTCAGATTGCACTGTGCTAAGTCCTTTACCTTGGGGCCTTTGCAACATATCCTTGAGGTCAATATGGGCAGCAATCCTGTGCCACAAATAAAGAAACTAGAGTGTAGAAGGTGATAAAACTTCTAAAAGCCACATAGCCAGCACCTTGGGGAGGGGGAAAGTGCTCACCTGAGGCATCGCCCCACACCTTGCTGGCCTCCCCTGAGCACGGACTACTGTCTGCACCCCTCCAACTTAGTTGTCCTGGCTGCAGTGATGGGGGGACCTTCCACTCCTCTCTTCCTGCCTTCTGTTTCCCACCACTAGCTCCTGGGGTGTCTGCCTGCCAGGCCGCTTCCTCCCCAGTGGCAGGGATGGTCCCAACAAATAGGGAACCTGTAAGTCAGCTGAGACTTTGAGGCCACAAAGTGGCCCCTGTGTGGGAGGGACATAGGAGACTCACACACACAGCGCCACCTCTGGCCTGGAGGCAGCAACCAGGCTCTGTGATGTGTGAACATGCCCGGGCACCTCCAGCTTGGCCCCATTTCAAAGCTCCCAGCCAGTCAGAGGCCAGGTTGGGCCCAGAGCCCAGCAAACCCAGTCTCCAAAGGCTGCTCCCTCCCTTTTAGCTGGGCAGCCTGCATTCAACCCAGTGTAGTGAGCTCACTGCACAGTCATGCAGGTTTGGGGGACACTGAGATGGAAAAGGGGGACATTGACCATTCTGGAGAAGTCAGTGACTACTGAATGGTGGCAGCAGGCTCTATAATGAGCACCCACACATGTGCAGCAACACAGCCACAGACACAGGAGGCTCGGTGTGAGCGGAATTTCACATTGTTGGTTTTATCTTTGTTAAACAGTCTTTCCTCAGGCTCCCCCTTGCCTGGTGTCTTTCCAGAGGAGTGACACCCTCAGGACCCTGCGAAGGAGATCAAAACTCTGGGCAGTTGCAGAACTAACGACCTGGGACAAAACTGACCACCCTTGCTGGGACGCATGGAGGGcaagctggcaccctaccctctgGTTGCTACAGCCTGGCCAGCCCCAATCCAGCTTGTCAGCAATACCCCCTACATGCCCCAGGCAGCCAGCAACACCTCCCTGGACCTTGGAGACCTCCGATGGCCCAGCTCTTTGCTGCTCTGGCTCAGCCTTCCCGCGAGCCTGCTGACTGTGGCCACACTGGCCCTGAGCCCTCTGCTGCTAGTGACCATCGTGCGGAGTCGACGGCTGCGGCAGGACCCCCACTACCTGCTGCTGGCCAATACCCTGCTCTCGGACCTGGCCTACCTTCTCTTCCACACGTTCATCTCCTCCAGCAACCTGAGCAGCTGGGAGCCAGGCCGCATTGCCTGTGGCATTCTCACAGACGCTGTCTTTGCCGCCTGCGTCAGTACCATCCTGTCCCTCACGGCCATGGTGCTGCACACCTACCTGGCCATTGCTCATCCTCTGCGCTACCTCTCCTTTGTGTCCTGTGGGGCTGTGCGGAAGATGGTGGCCCTCATCTGGCTGGTGGCCTTCTTCTTTCCCACTTTTCTCCTCTGGTTCAGCAAGCAGCAGAATGCCCAGCTAGGGCAGCAAGGGGCCTCGTGCATCCTGCCGCTGAGCCTAGGCACCAGAGGCGGTGCCCCTCTGATCCTCACCACCCACATTTCCATCCTAAGCATTCTCTTCCTCTGCACGGCCCTCATTGCCTACTGTTTCTGGAGGATCTATGCGGAGGCCAGGACATCCGGCATCTGCACGAAGGGCCACTCCCGGGCCAGGGGCACCCTGCTCATGCATGCGATGCTCATCTCACTCTATGTGAGCGCAGGGGTGATGTTCTCCCTGGACACTGTGCTGACCAAGTACCACCACATCGGCACCAAGACTCATGCATGGCTCCTGGCAGCCAACGGCGAGGTGCTCATGATGCTTCCCCGCGCCATGCTCCCCTACCTGTACGCACTCCGCTACCAGCAGCTGCTGGGGGTGCTCAGGGGCCTCTTCTCAGCCAAGAGGCACAAGACCATCTTCACCATGTCTCAGAGCTGCCAAGTACACAATTGGGCAGGCCGAGGGTAAAAGTTACACATTGAATGTATCAGCATCCAATTATGGCTCACTCCTCAGAAATATACttgaaggagggagtggggtggggccttggtgtgtgccacactttctgggggcaagacatgactgcaagagggactttacctaacaaatgcaatcagtgtaacctggcttattgtaccctcaatgaatcccccccaacacacaaaaaaaaagcacCCGAACTGGTGTTTTTCACCATTTCAACAGTTTTTGAGTAGAGAAAGCTCTCTTCTAGGGACGCTGAAATTCTACTTAGAAATGGAAGCaagtatgggtggcgcctgtggctcaaggagtagggcgccagtcccatatgctggaggtggtgggttcaaacccagccccaggcaaaaaaaaaaaaaaaaaaaaatggaagcaagtAAAGACTACCCAGCAGGCCTCGGATCTAAGTGGGGGGAAGCTTTGGTCTGCGCCTCCCAGGGGCTCCCTCCACACCTTCCTCTGCTGCTGGGGGAGCATAATTGCTGACGAGCACACAGAAGGCAAACTGCTACTATGGGGCCTAGGAAGTGAGGCTCATTTGGGCAGCTGCTCAGGatatgggagggaggaaaggaaggtagGGCCACAATAAAGCTGATCCCCAAAGGCTACTCCTAGAATAAAGATCAATGATAACTAATCCCTAGAAAGGAGCAGCACGGGAACTAGCTTGCCTGGATACTGGTGCTctgcagaagaggaagaaaattccTTGAGAATTCTTAAATAGAAGCCACCCTTCAGACAGGATTAGAGTTAGCTTTCAAACTATTTTAGTGGTCCAAAAACCTCACTGTAATTGGTATGGGAGATCTGAGCTTTAACGTAGGCCTCAGAGAATTTCTATAGTCAAAGACCTCAAAGAAACTCACAAAATCACACAGGGAAATAAGACACCATAAATGAGAACAAGAAGAAACAGGAAGACAGCAGTATCATACCACAGCTCCCTGAACGATCTGACTGTGGGTTACCATAAAAATGCTCAcatgcttttccttcccctcatatcaaaattgagtacataggattaagagagggaaggagggagagggtggggccttggtgtgtgccacaccttctgggggcaagacatgattgcaagagggactttacctaacaaatgcaatcagtgtaacctggcttattgtaccctcaatgaatccccaacaataaaaaaagaaagctcacgTGCTTATAAGATATGAAAAATGACGTGAAAATAGGAGCAAGGAACATCATTTTTAAATAaccaagaatattaaaaaagagcTAAACaaaatttctaggaaaaaaataggaaCTATAAAGGATACGCTGAATTTAATAAGAATGATAGAGCATGTTAGGCCAAAAGTGGAGAGAATATTTGCTCACTAGGAGTTAGACCTAGATACATTACCTAAAATGCAGCCCAGAGGGATAGagagatgaagaatataaaagagaGATTAAGAGACATAGATGTTAGAGAGGAAAAGACTAACCCATATCTAATTTGGGAATATAATACAGGAATAGTGGAAGGGAAATTTATGAAGAGACAATAGCGGAAAACCTTTCAGAAATGTTGAACTATCAAACTTCAGATCCAAGAAACCCACCCAGGCACAAATAAGGTAAATGACAAATAATCCACCAGAAGCACATCATGTGAAACTGCCGAAAACCAACCAAATACAAAGACAAGCTCTTTAAAGCAGGCagagttaaaagacaaaagaacGGCAGGTAAGCTGACAACAGACTTCCCCCAACCAGAATAATGCCAACCACATGCTGAGAGAAAGAACCATCAACCCAGAATTTTATAAACAGTAATATAATCCCTCCA contains:
- the GPR148 gene encoding probable G-protein coupled receptor 148, whose amino-acid sequence is MEGKLAPYPLVATAWPAPIQLVSNTPYMPQAASNTSLDLGDLRWPSSLLLWLSLPASLLTVATLALSPLLLVTIVRSRRLRQDPHYLLLANTLLSDLAYLLFHTFISSSNLSSWEPGRIACGILTDAVFAACVSTILSLTAMVLHTYLAIAHPLRYLSFVSCGAVRKMVALIWLVAFFFPTFLLWFSKQQNAQLGQQGASCILPLSLGTRGGAPLILTTHISILSILFLCTALIAYCFWRIYAEARTSGICTKGHSRARGTLLMHAMLISLYVSAGVMFSLDTVLTKYHHIGTKTHAWLLAANGEVLMMLPRAMLPYLYALRYQQLLGVLRGLFSAKRHKTIFTMSQSCQVHNWAGRGSPSLRAMSRATAEMAMNMAGGVGASEAHGQPGESPDPCSVQLWAHHQPATAPSLIVEFSGGDSHQILDPPGLEPPAPSGPCWSCRQWAHDSGVASERPLTQTWNQEPVTPEQGQLAEIICTTCVDSIAAAPTPTQALSQTSQDRILAPLGSSPPLAPALAVRHRHRILGAGPRVQTLRPQLPAESSPHSCCSYPKTAAVGHSTSRPHAESTCRPASESSVGLSRRLGVIAPCEKVGVRRAGCSGLQGRGAPTCVLKELGPQRGRSADAGRGEDRARGRQKRTETETRGKHEQSETPRGPGGGGLGVAAPRPQPGARHLGPRGARLAPGPARPSRRPLAA